The Bifidobacterium sp. WK012_4_13 genome contains the following window.
GAGTCCGATGACAATGTGGACTTTGCGGCGCGTACGGACGTCGCCTATGTCTGTCCCAAGGGGCATCGCACAATCCTGCCATTCGCGGAAGGTGCAGAGATTCCCGATCAGTGGGAGTGCCGCTGCGGCGAGATAGCCCACCGCGAGGGGGAGCAGGACCAGGAAGCCGATGAGATCACCAAGCCCACCCGCACGCACTGGGACATGCTTCTCGAACGCCGTTCGATGGATGAGCTGAAGACGCTGCTTGACAAGCGTCTGGGAATGCACCATGAGGGTTGGATTCCCGACTACGAGTAGTCGCTTCTCCATTTGCACGAGAAATAGTACTGGGCATTCCAGAGCATTCCTTGGCATCGGCCATCGTGTGTGAGGAATGCAGACATTGATTGAGCACTGATATGCGGGCTGGCCCCAAGGTCCGATGCCCGAAGGAGCAGAATAATGGTTGCACATCCACTGAAAGTCGTTCTCCTGGATCTCGATGGAACGTTGACCGAATCCGCGCCGGGGATTCTCGCGTCAGTCAGGAAAACCTTCGAAGCCATCGAAATGCCAGTTCCAGATGAACACGAGCTTCAGCAGTTCATTGGTCCCGCGATAGTAGACTCGCTGAAGCGCAACCATGTTCCTGAGGATAAGATGCCGCTTGCCGTAGATACCTATCGCAGCTATTACAGCGACAGGCCAGCCTTTGACGATCCAAACGAACCAGGTGCGAAGGTCCCCGGGAAACTGGTGAACGTGATGTATCCCGGCATCATCGATCAGCTGAGAAGGCTTCGCTCATCGGGCTATTATCTTGCAATCGCCACATGCAAGCCCGAATACCAGGCCATTCCAATATGCGAGCACTTTCATCTCAGCGAAGAGGTGGATGGCATATATGGCGCAAGCCGCGACATGACCCGCCTGAACAAGGACCAGGTCATACGATACGCCTTTGAGTCCATTGGATTCGATGAATCGGTCGGCGACGTGGCCATCATGGTCGGCGACCGGTGGACCGACGTCGACGGCGCGAATGCGGTCGGCATCGCTTCCATAGGATGCAATTGGGGCTATGCGAATCCCGGAGAGCTCAAGGAACATGGAGTCACGATGACCATCGATGCCGTCGATGATCTCAGCACGGCGACGGATTCATTGTTCTCGTCTATTTCCAGGAGCGGCAAGGACGACACAAGGAATAAGGCCGACAAGGTCCTGACCGAGCAGGAATGAGGCCAGGTCAGCCTGCGGTTGTGGGTAGACACAACAGGCAGACACTGATATACACGGACAGACATAGTCAGATAAAGATAGACACCGATATTTCAAGGCTTTTTATTTCAAGGCTTTTGTAACTAGCCGATAATGTACGTTATGTCAGATTATAATTTGCTGGAATCCAGATAATACACTGAGACCACGGCATATATCCTTCTACCTGAGTCTCACACGCGAATCATGTGCATGCTTGTCATTAATTGCAGCAGCCTGTGCTTCAATGCACGCTGTTGTATCATCTTGCCGTTATCTCAGTGGAATCACTGTACATCGCACAACACCCGCGAAATCACACCGCGAAATCACATTCCGGTGGAATCACAGCCTGTCGGATCAGCCCTATGCGGCTATCTCACGTTCCTGACGATGCATCTCAAGCTTTCTGCGGACGCGCATCGCAGTGAGTTCATCGATTGGTCTTCCTTGTACGCGTGACTGCCCGGCATGTGTAAGGTCAACATAGTCCTCGGTCTCGAGACTGTCTTGAATCTCATGCCAGACCTTGGCGACGGAAAGACCGAAAACGGCGCTGCCGCGAGAAAGGAATCGTGACATTTCCTCAACGTCATTGCATTCATGCACTGTGTCGCCATCGCACATGACGGTCAGGCTTTCCAGATCCGACACTGAACGCCGAGTGAGAAACTCTATCGCACGGGTGACATTCTGCAGGTTGACGCCAGCATCGAGAAGTCTTTTGGAGATCGCGAGAATGACGACATCCTTGAACGAATACAGCCTTCTGGAGCCAGAACCATGCGAAGGCTTGATCGAAGGTTCGACGATCTGCTTGCGAGCCCAGTAATCAAGCTGCCGATAGGTGATGCCGGCGACCTTCGAGGCCACTGTCCCCCGATATCCGCGAGTCTGGCCCTCTTCATCGTTCGCAGAGAACAGTTCACCCTGTACCGCATCGTCCGCGTGCAAGGAGTTCCTTTCCTCCAGGGGAACATGAAGATGAAGATCAGGCTGCCCTATGCTCGAAGTGTCGCTCATCTCTGCCATCTGCGGTCCCCTCATCCGACGCTCAGCGAATGCACCAAAGTCTGCACCTACGAACGCTTCTTTTCCATCTCTTCATATATGAGTCTAATCGCCTGCGGAAGCGTCTCAGTTCTGCACAACGGCGGATTTTGTGAAGAATACCAATCTGAACTTACCAATTTGGATTTCGTCACCAGCATGAAGCTCTATGTCATCCACGCGCTGGCGATTGACGTACGTGCCGTTGAGACTGCCAGCATCGAGCACGTGGTAATGGTTGCCGACCTTTCTGAAGACCGCGTGAGCCCTTGATACCGTGGAATCGTCGAGGAGGATGTCAGCGTTCTGGTCGCGCCCTACCGTGACCTCGTCTTCATCGAGAAGGTACCGGGAGCCGGAAACCGCCCCTCGAGTCGAGATCAGCAGAGCCGTTCCCTCCGAAAGCTTCGCTATCGTTTCCAGATCTTCCTTGATCAAAGGACGATCGGTCGTCGTTACTACTGGCATATTGAGTGCAGGCAGACCGATGATCGTGGTTTCGCCTGCTGTTGGAATTGGATCAGTCATAGATGTCATTCTACCGTCTTTGCATACTTGTATGTCTGAGAGCGCCGAACCTCGTCGATTTTGACACTTTCCTGTTGCTTCAGCACTACCTTTGCATTGTATTGCACTTTGAGTCTCGAGCCCACTCCCCCGGCGATCTGGATTGCGTTCTGCAGATCTTCCGGATTGCCGATGGCCTTGATCGTGTATGGCGAGCTCGCAGTCCGTCCATCGACGTTCAAGCCGGACTTCGTGTCCTTGATATAAGAGGAAGTGACGATGCGAACCGAGTTGAACGATATGACCTCGGCACCGGCATTGCGCAGCTCCTCGACCAGGGTGAACATCGTGGAAGCATCGACATGAGTCTTCCCCTGGGTGACGGTGATCGTGATTCCCTTGCCCGTCGCAGGCAACCTTCCCGAGAGAATGCCGTTCGTGGTCTGGTTCTGGGCTGCGATTCTTGCAGCTTCCTCCTGCTTGTCGGCCGCAGACTGAATGGACTGCAGCTGAGAGCTCAGTTCCGTCCTTCGCTGCTCGAGCTTGTCGACCTGGGTGCTTGTTTCATCGAGCACACGCACCAATTCGTCTTCCGTAAGAGACTCGTATGATGATTCGGTGTTGCGCATCTGAGCGACATAGCCGAAGCCCAGCAGCGCGCATAGCAGCGCGACGAGCACGCTGCTGACCATGCGGGCACGCCGGGCATTGTTCTTCTGCGCATGCGGCGGCTTTCTGCGGACAATCGGGAACGAGCCCGTATCCGTCGTGTCGTTGAACTTGTCCTTTGAATTCATGCGACGGTAACGGGGAATCGCCGCATGTTGCTCATGTTGTTCCCTTGCCATGATCAACCCTTAAAAATAAATCGACGAATGGCGGAGACGTTGGAGAAAATCCTTATTCCCAACACGACGATGACAGCCGTCGACAGCTGCGAGCCGACGCCGAGCTGATTGCCAAGCAGCACGAGCAGCGTCGCCGTTATCACGTTTGACAGGAAGGAGATCACGAACACCTTGTCGGAGAAGCTTCGCTCGAAGAAGGAACGCGCCGCGCCCAGCAATGCGTCAAGAGCCGCAACGACCATGATCGGAAGATATGGCTGCACGACGATGGGAATGTCAGGCTGCAGGAAGATGCCGAAAACTACACCTGCGATCAAACCTAAAACTGCGGCCATGGTCACTCGCTCCTTTTTGCATATGTCAGATCCGGCGTTCCTACGGTGCTGCTCATTGTAATCATAGTTTCCTTCGAAACCTTGGGATGAATCCCCGCCTTGTCCAAAGTGTCGTAGAAAGAACTCTCCGCAGCGCTGCCCATGGCGTTCTTCAGTGTATCGGCATTCCCTATCGCGGTAATCGTATAGGGACTTTGTATCGAGTTCAGACCGACGAGTATGGTGCTTCCGGCCGTCCTCACCGAGGTCTGCACCCCGACTCGATAGCCGTTGATCGAGATCGCCTCGGCACCCGCTCCCCAGAGCTTGGACACGAACTGCTGCAGATCGATGTCGGTGATGACGCGGATGTCATCGGTATCGCTGTCCGTGGTCCCTGCGGAATCCGTCGCCGCGATGGGGTTGGCGAGACTGATGGATATGCCCTGCCCCTGTACTTTCGTGAAACCATTGAGCAGATTGTCCCTGTCGGCCGTCTGGTTGTCGCTGTCCCCTCCAACCTCGTCCGACAATGAGTCGATCTGACTGAGAAGCTTGCCTATCTGGTCGCTGGTCGTATTGTATGACTTGGTTTCGGATTCGACCTGCGCGATGAGTTTCTCACGTATCTTGCTTCGCGGGTCCGTGTGCAGTTCCCGGACGATCACGGAACCCGCCAGACCCACAGCCAGACAGATGAAGAATACCAGGCACCGTGACAGCCATACCCGCAGCGGACCGCGTTCGTCATGAACCAATGTCGCATCGCTGAACATCGGGTCAAGGGGGCGGTTCGTCAGATCGTCGATGAGGCTCAGGGATTCATCATCGATGCGTCTGCGTCGATTGCGAATGTCGGAGATGGTCTCTGGAAGCCGATACACATGACGTTCGGCAAGTCCTGCGACGCCATCCGAAAAGACCGCCCTGCTGCGAAATGGCATCCGGTCATGACTTACCGGAAAGGATCTGGGCTGACGGATGTCATTCATGGTCATGCTCTTCGCGCATCAAGGAAATCCCTTGGCGAAGGTAGAGCACGCCTGCGTACCAATAGAAGACGACGCCCCACAGCACGACCGCAAGGGAAATGAGATGAAGCACCCGGAACTCCGGACCTGCCCAGGCATCCGCGACGATAAGTGCGGGAATCCCGATCATAAGCAGCGCAGTGCCTGTCTTTCCTGCGAAATGAACAGGCAGCGGACCATAGTCGTATTGCGCAAGCACGACGATGAGTCCACCCATCAGCAGGTCACGAAGACCCACGACGATCAGAAGCCACCAGGGTAGGATATGGGAGACGCCAAGCGCCAGAATGGTAAAGAAGATCAGCATGCGATCCGCTATCGGATCGAGGATCTGACCGGCCTTGCTGACCTGGTTGAATCGTCTGGCAATGTATCCGTCGACTCCATCGGAAAGGGCCGACACGAGTATCAGCAGCAGCGACAGTACGAGATGGCGCTGAGATACCAGCACGGTGATGAACGGGATGCACGCGATTCTCATCAGGCTGATTGCGTTCGGAACCGTCCATATCGTGTCTTTAGCCTCTGGGCTGTATTTGCTTTCCACTGTGAGGTCCTTAAGTGTCATGCTCACATTCTCGATGCCTGCAGTGCAGTCACGATGATGGCACGGGCTCCTACGTCATAGAGTCTGTCCATCAAGGTGTTCACGGTTTCCTTGGGAACCATGACGCGCACCGCAGACCATTGCCTGTCGTGGAGGTGGGAAACTGTTGGAGATTCGAAGCCCGGGGTGATGTCGACCGCCTCCTGGACCTTCTCCGTCGGAATGTCGTAGTCCATCAGAACGTAATGGTGGGCCGTGAGCACACCCTGGAGCCGCCTGCTGAACTTGATCATGCGCTCGTCATCGACTCTGACGCGCGGCGAACGAATCAGAATGCCTTCGGAGTGAAGGATGGGATCCGCAAAGATCCTCAACCCTGCATTGCGCATCGTCGTCCCGGTCGACACCACGTCCGCGATCAGATCCGCGACTCCCAGATGGACGGAAGATTCGACGGCGCCATCCAGATGGATGATCTCCGCTGAGATGCCACGCTCCTTGAGGTAGTCCCCCACGAGCTTGTCATATGAACTTGCGACGCGCTTTGCGTTGATGCCTTCAAGCGTTTTGATGTCTGAGCCCTCAGGCGACGCGAAGCGGAAAGTGGATGCGCCGAAGCCCAGCTTGAGGTGTTCGACCGCGGCAGTTCCCGAATTCAGCAGCAGATCGCGACCGGTGATGCCCACATCGACGGTTCCACGCCCGACATACACTGCTATGTCCAATGGACGCAGATAGAAGAGCTCGATATCGTTATCGTGATCCTCCACGACCAGCTGACGAGGATTCGTCCTCAGCTTGTATCCAGCCTCTGCCAGCATGTTCCATGATGGCTGTGAGAGCATTCCCTTGTTTGGCACCGCTATTCTTAACATCGACCCTCCTACATGCAGGCTTGCATGATAATGTTCGCATACCCATTTGTTTGCGTGTGCTTCCCCGCTTCGAAAGCGCATCCGACGACATTGAATTCTGGATGAATCACAGATATCTGTATACGTCTTCGATGCTGATGCCACGATCGATCATCATGACCTGCATGTGATAGAGGAGCTGGCTCATCTCCTCGGCGGTGCGGTCCGCGCCTTCATATTCGGCTGCGATCCACGTCTCACCAGCCTCCTCGATGATCTTCTTGCCGATGAAGTGAGTGCCCTTCGCAAGCTCTTCGACCGTGAGTGAGCCCTCCTGCCGGCTGGCTGCCTTCTCGGATAGTTCCTTGAACAGCGATTCAAATGTCTTCATGCTAACTGACCGTTCCCTCTGTGACCTATGTCTGAAATCCGTAACTTCACGAGCCCTTGCCTCGAGCCTAGTCGCGATAGGCGGCCTGGGCGAGATTCCTGATATCGTCGATCGCCTGCGCCTGATTCGGCGAGCCATAGACTGCGGAACCTGCGACCAGGACATCCGCGCCTGCCTCGGCGACGACATGTGCGGTCGATGGGCTGACGCCGCCGTCAACCTGGATATGCGTATCAAGTCCGCGACGCTTGATCTCGTCGCGCAGACGGCGGGTCTTGCTCATCTGATTGGCCAGGAATTTCTGTCCGCCGAATCCTGGTTCGACGGTCATGATGAGAATCATGTCAAACTCTTCAAGGATGTCGAAAATTGGCTCTACCGACTCCGCAGGACGCACTGCATAGCATGCCTTGACACCCATTGCGCGCAATTGGCGTGCCAGTCGCACCGGTGCATGGGTGGCGCCCATATGGAACGAAATCGAAGACGCACCCAGCTTGGCGAATTCGGGAGCCCAGCGGTCTGGGTCCTCGATCATGAGATGAACGTCAACCGGGAGATCGGTGACCTCGCAGATTCTCTTGACGATGGGTTCGCCCAAGGTCAGATTCGGAACGAAATGATGGTCCATGACATCGACATGGACAAGATCCGCATTGTCGATTGCGTGAAGGTCACGTTCGAGGTTGGCGAAATCCGCGGAAAGGATGCTTGGTGCAATTTGAATACTCATATTCGCCATTCTAGGCAATACGAAAGACGAAGGAACACCGGGTCATGCCTTCTCACCTCTATGCAAAGATTCCTCGTCGGACGGTCTCTCCTGCTCGCCCGATGCGCTGCCATCATCCTCGCTATCCTCGCCCTGATTCGTGACGGGGTCGGCATCGGCCGCGTCACCGCGAGGCTGTGCCTGTGTTGAAGTCGAGTCAGCCTGCTCACGCGCCTCAAGCTCGCTGATCGCACGAAGCTTTTCCGAAAGCAATGCGGTGGGCTTCCCGTATCTCTGGACCAGGATGAAGGCGAACACGCCCAGGATGAAGACGACCATCGAAACCCAGACATTGATCCTGACACCGAGGAATTCGTGCGCGAAATCGATGCGCAGCATCTCGATCCAGGTGCGCCCGGCCGTGTACCACATCACATAGATTGTGAACAGGGAGCCCGCCTTGAGAACTCGGGCTGTCTTTCTGCCAATCCAGAGAATGAGGGTGGCACCAATCAGGTTCCAGATCATCTCGTACAGGAATGTCGGCTGGAACAGGGTGCCGGTGGGGCATGAGGAGCCATCATAGCAAAGTTCGCCACTGCCGATCGCAGTGCCGGTGACGTTCAATTTCAATCCCCAGGGCAATGTCGTCGGAGCACCGTAAAGCTCCTGATTGAACCAGTTTCCCAGACGCCCGATGGCCTGGGCGACCAGCAGGGCAGGAGCGATGGTGTCGCTCAGCAATGCCATGGGATAATGCCTGTGCCTGCACCACCCCCAGGCAGCGAGCGAACCGAGCAGCACCGCCCCCCAGATGCCGAGACCACCATTCCAGATGCGAAACATGTCGACCCAATCGCCGGTCGGACCGAAGAAACGCTCGGGAGTGGTGATGATGTGATATATTCTCGCACCTATGATGCCTGCGGGAACTGCGCAGATGGCGATGTCAAGGATCTGATCGCCGATCCCTCCGAGCTTCTTCCATCTCACGGTCGCTATCCAGACTGCAACCACGATTGCCAGAAGCATCGTCAGCGCATAGAAGTGTATGGTCAGCGGACCGATGGTGAACTCGGATATCGACGGCGAAGGAATATACGCTAGGTTCATGACTCCCCAATCAGTTGTCTTGTCGCAGCCCGCCGGAACATACAGGCGCATGGGGCAGGCGAAGCAACTCCGCCTGCCGGCATCCTCATGCAACCTCGACGCTTCATAGAGCCATATGCAATACTAGAGCATCCTCGCAGATCGCATGCACATGGCGATGGTTCTAGCCCCGCGCCTGGTGAATGGCATCTGCAAGTTCGCGTGTCGTGCGCGCCAGGTCTTCAAGGCCCTGCCTCTGGTCCTTGACCCTGCTCCCTGATTCATCAAGCAATTGATGGACGAGGGCGGAACCGACAATCACACCGTCAGCGTAACTGCCGACCTTGGCACCCTGTTCCGGCGTCGAGACCCCGATGCCGACGCAGACCTTCTCGGCGCCTGCCTGACGGGTACGCTCGACAAGAAGCTCGGGCGAAGACGATATCGTCGTGCGCTCGCCGGTGACGCCCATGCGCGAAGCCGCATAGACGAAGCCCCGCGCGTTGCGCGCAACGAGGGAAAGCCTTGCTTCGGTCGAGTCGGGAGACACGAGGAAGACTCGATCGAGGCCATAGCGATCCGATGCCTCTATCCATTCCCCGGCCTCGTCGGGAATCAAGTCTGGCGTTATCAGTCCCGCGCCACCGGCATTCGAGAAGTCGCGCGCAAATCGCTCGACACCATAATGGAAGATAAGGTTCCAATAGCTCATGATCAACGGGACACCACCCGCCTTTGCCACGGTCTCGACCGCATCGAAGACTCCGGCAATGCGCTCGCCGTTGTCCAGAGCTATGTGCGATGCCGCCTGAATGACAGGGCCATCCATCACAGGGTCCGAATAGGGCAGGCCGATCTCGACGATGTCGACGCCGTTTCTGACCAGGGTGTCGAATGCCTTCAGCGAGTATTCCCCATCGGGGAATCCATATGGCAGATAGCCGATGAAGGCAGGGGCGTTCCCTTCGGCAAGCCTGTTCAGTGCGGACGCCGTCTTGCTCGACCCCTGCGCGAAGCCCAGTGGCTGCGTCTGCCCTGACTCGTCTGCGATCTCGGACGAGGATCCTGATTCTTTGCTTATGTCGCTCATATCGATCACTATTCTCCGTCTTTCCCATTGCTGGCGGCATCGTCAACGTTATTGCCATGAGCCCCGTTCGCATCCAGGGCGCGGGACTGTTCATCGGTGAGGAATCCGAACCACTTTCCGGCCGTCGCCACATCCTTGTCCCCTCTGCCCGAGATGTTGATGACCAGGACTGGGTTGGTGACGCCCTTGTCCTTGAGGTCCTGGGCAGCCTTGTATGCACCGGCGACGGCATGCGACGATTCGAGCGCGGGTATGATTCCCTCGCTGCGAGACAGATCCAGGAAGGCGCTCATCGCCTCCTCGTCAGTCGCGTAGTCGTAATGGACGCGGCCGATATCCTTGAGCCATGCATGCTCAGGACCCACGGAAGCATAGTCGAGTCCCGCAGAGATGGAGTATGTATCGAGGGTCTGGCCCTCGGCATTCTCGAGCAGGTAGGACTTCGCACCCTGGAAGACGCCAAGCTCACCAGTCCCATCGGTCAGAC
Protein-coding sequences here:
- a CDS encoding HAD hydrolase-like protein, whose translation is MVAHPLKVVLLDLDGTLTESAPGILASVRKTFEAIEMPVPDEHELQQFIGPAIVDSLKRNHVPEDKMPLAVDTYRSYYSDRPAFDDPNEPGAKVPGKLVNVMYPGIIDQLRRLRSSGYYLAIATCKPEYQAIPICEHFHLSEEVDGIYGASRDMTRLNKDQVIRYAFESIGFDESVGDVAIMVGDRWTDVDGANAVGIASIGCNWGYANPGELKEHGVTMTIDAVDDLSTATDSLFSSISRSGKDDTRNKADKVLTEQE
- a CDS encoding small basic family protein — encoded protein: MAAVLGLIAGVVFGIFLQPDIPIVVQPYLPIMVVAALDALLGAARSFFERSFSDKVFVISFLSNVITATLLVLLGNQLGVGSQLSTAVIVVLGIRIFSNVSAIRRFIFKG
- a CDS encoding MerR family transcriptional regulator → MGQPDLHLHVPLEERNSLHADDAVQGELFSANDEEGQTRGYRGTVASKVAGITYRQLDYWARKQIVEPSIKPSHGSGSRRLYSFKDVVILAISKRLLDAGVNLQNVTRAIEFLTRRSVSDLESLTVMCDGDTVHECNDVEEMSRFLSRGSAVFGLSVAKVWHEIQDSLETEDYVDLTHAGQSRVQGRPIDELTAMRVRRKLEMHRQEREIAA
- the lgt gene encoding prolipoprotein diacylglyceryl transferase, with product MNLAYIPSPSISEFTIGPLTIHFYALTMLLAIVVAVWIATVRWKKLGGIGDQILDIAICAVPAGIIGARIYHIITTPERFFGPTGDWVDMFRIWNGGLGIWGAVLLGSLAAWGWCRHRHYPMALLSDTIAPALLVAQAIGRLGNWFNQELYGAPTTLPWGLKLNVTGTAIGSGELCYDGSSCPTGTLFQPTFLYEMIWNLIGATLILWIGRKTARVLKAGSLFTIYVMWYTAGRTWIEMLRIDFAHEFLGVRINVWVSMVVFILGVFAFILVQRYGKPTALLSEKLRAISELEAREQADSTSTQAQPRGDAADADPVTNQGEDSEDDGSASGEQERPSDEESLHRGEKA
- a CDS encoding DUF881 domain-containing protein; amino-acid sequence: MAREQHEQHAAIPRYRRMNSKDKFNDTTDTGSFPIVRRKPPHAQKNNARRARMVSSVLVALLCALLGFGYVAQMRNTESSYESLTEDELVRVLDETSTQVDKLEQRRTELSSQLQSIQSAADKQEEAARIAAQNQTTNGILSGRLPATGKGITITVTQGKTHVDASTMFTLVEELRNAGAEVISFNSVRIVTSSYIKDTKSGLNVDGRTASSPYTIKAIGNPEDLQNAIQIAGGVGSRLKVQYNAKVVLKQQESVKIDEVRRSQTYKYAKTVE
- a CDS encoding DUF881 domain-containing protein — its product is MTMNDIRQPRSFPVSHDRMPFRSRAVFSDGVAGLAERHVYRLPETISDIRNRRRRIDDESLSLIDDLTNRPLDPMFSDATLVHDERGPLRVWLSRCLVFFICLAVGLAGSVIVRELHTDPRSKIREKLIAQVESETKSYNTTSDQIGKLLSQIDSLSDEVGGDSDNQTADRDNLLNGFTKVQGQGISISLANPIAATDSAGTTDSDTDDIRVITDIDLQQFVSKLWGAGAEAISINGYRVGVQTSVRTAGSTILVGLNSIQSPYTITAIGNADTLKNAMGSAAESSFYDTLDKAGIHPKVSKETMITMSSTVGTPDLTYAKRSE
- the trpA gene encoding tryptophan synthase subunit alpha; protein product: MSDISKESGSSSEIADESGQTQPLGFAQGSSKTASALNRLAEGNAPAFIGYLPYGFPDGEYSLKAFDTLVRNGVDIVEIGLPYSDPVMDGPVIQAASHIALDNGERIAGVFDAVETVAKAGGVPLIMSYWNLIFHYGVERFARDFSNAGGAGLITPDLIPDEAGEWIEASDRYGLDRVFLVSPDSTEARLSLVARNARGFVYAASRMGVTGERTTISSSPELLVERTRQAGAEKVCVGIGVSTPEQGAKVGSYADGVIVGSALVHQLLDESGSRVKDQRQGLEDLARTTRELADAIHQARG
- a CDS encoding phosphoribosyl-ATP diphosphatase, which codes for MKTFESLFKELSEKAASRQEGSLTVEELAKGTHFIGKKIIEEAGETWIAAEYEGADRTAEEMSQLLYHMQVMMIDRGISIEDVYRYL
- the hisG gene encoding ATP phosphoribosyltransferase; amino-acid sequence: MLRIAVPNKGMLSQPSWNMLAEAGYKLRTNPRQLVVEDHDNDIELFYLRPLDIAVYVGRGTVDVGITGRDLLLNSGTAAVEHLKLGFGASTFRFASPEGSDIKTLEGINAKRVASSYDKLVGDYLKERGISAEIIHLDGAVESSVHLGVADLIADVVSTGTTMRNAGLRIFADPILHSEGILIRSPRVRVDDERMIKFSRRLQGVLTAHHYVLMDYDIPTEKVQEAVDITPGFESPTVSHLHDRQWSAVRVMVPKETVNTLMDRLYDVGARAIIVTALQASRM
- a CDS encoding CDP-alcohol phosphatidyltransferase family protein; protein product: MTLKDLTVESKYSPEAKDTIWTVPNAISLMRIACIPFITVLVSQRHLVLSLLLILVSALSDGVDGYIARRFNQVSKAGQILDPIADRMLIFFTILALGVSHILPWWLLIVVGLRDLLMGGLIVVLAQYDYGPLPVHFAGKTGTALLMIGIPALIVADAWAGPEFRVLHLISLAVVLWGVVFYWYAGVLYLRQGISLMREEHDHE
- a CDS encoding FHA domain-containing protein, which translates into the protein MTDPIPTAGETTIIGLPALNMPVVTTTDRPLIKEDLETIAKLSEGTALLISTRGAVSGSRYLLDEDEVTVGRDQNADILLDDSTVSRAHAVFRKVGNHYHVLDAGSLNGTYVNRQRVDDIELHAGDEIQIGKFRLVFFTKSAVVQN
- the rpe gene encoding ribulose-phosphate 3-epimerase, which translates into the protein MSIQIAPSILSADFANLERDLHAIDNADLVHVDVMDHHFVPNLTLGEPIVKRICEVTDLPVDVHLMIEDPDRWAPEFAKLGASSISFHMGATHAPVRLARQLRAMGVKACYAVRPAESVEPIFDILEEFDMILIMTVEPGFGGQKFLANQMSKTRRLRDEIKRRGLDTHIQVDGGVSPSTAHVVAEAGADVLVAGSAVYGSPNQAQAIDDIRNLAQAAYRD
- a CDS encoding RNA polymerase-binding protein RbpA, producing MAERSLRGMSIGAKSLESDDNVDFAARTDVAYVCPKGHRTILPFAEGAEIPDQWECRCGEIAHREGEQDQEADEITKPTRTHWDMLLERRSMDELKTLLDKRLGMHHEGWIPDYE